The genome window ATCGTGGCGTCGATCATCCCCGGTGTGACTCTGTTCCGTGGCCTCGCTCCGCACAGCACCCCTGACGACCCCACAGCGGGCGATCCGGTCGTGCTGCTGAAGCACACGATGTGGGAGAAGGGTCAGCGTCTCGTGCGCGACCCCGACGGCACCCCCATCCGCGCGGCTGACGTCACCCTCGGTTCCGCGTTCCACGTGATCCCCGAGGACCTCGCCGAGCTCAGCCATCACGACGGCTACCTCGAGGAGAAGGCCAAGGCCATCGTGCTGATGATGCGCCTGCGCCCCGAGCAGCTCGTCGAGGCGGAGGACCGCAAGGACTGGTCGTACGACGGCATCGTCGCGTACTCCAAGGTCTGCACCCACGTCGGCTGCCCTGTGGCTCTGTACGAGCAGCAGACGCACCACCTGCTGTGCCCCTGCCACCAGTCGCAGTTCGACGTCACGGACCACGCCAAGGTCATCTTCGGCCCGGCCGCACGCCCGCTGCCGCAGCTGCCCATCACCGTCGACGACGAGGGCTATCTCGTCGCACGCAGTGACTTCACCGAGCCCGTCGGCCCGAGCTTCTGGGAGCGCCATTGAGCACCGCAACGCTGTCCAAAGAGGACAAGGACAACAAGGCGCCCCTCGGCGGCCGATTCGTCGGCGCCGCGTCGAACTACATCGATGAGCGCACCAGCATCTCCGGCTTCGTCAAGGAGCTCGGTCGCAAGATCTTCCCCGACCACTGGTCGTTCATGCTCGGTGAGATCGCGCTGTGGAGCTTCGTGGTCGTGTTCCTCTCCGGGACCTTCCTGACGTTCTTCTTCGAGGCGTCGATGGTCGAGACCCACTACACCGGTGCATACGCCCCGATGCGCGGCATCGCGATGTCGGCGGCGCTCGAGTCGTCGCTGAACATCTCGTTCGACCTCCGCGGTGGTCTCCTGGTCCGCCAGATCCACCACTGGGCCGCCCTGGTCTTCGTCGCCGGCATCGGCGTCCACATGCTGCGCGTCTTCTTCACCGGCGCGTTCCGCAAGCCGCGCGAGCTCAACTGGGTGATCGGCTTCGTGCTGTTCATCCTCGCGATGGCCGAGGGCTTCACCGGCTACTCGCTGCCTGACGACCTCCTGTCGGGCAACGGCCTCCGCATCATCGACGGAATGGTGAAGGGTATCCCCCTCATCGGCACGTGGACATCGTTCCTGCTCTTCGGTGGCGAGTTCCCCGGTACGGCGATCGTGGGCCGCCTTTACACGCTGCACATCCTGCTGCTGCCGATGCTGGTCATCGCGCTCATCGTGGTGCACCTGATGCTGATGATCGTCAACAAGCACACGCAGTTCGCCGGCCCCGGCCGCACGAACGACAACGTGGTGGGCTACCCGATGATGCCGGTCTACATGTCGAAGATGGGCGGCTACCTGTTCATCGTCTTCGGCACCATCGTGCTGATCGCGACGTTCTTCCAGATCAACCCGATCTGGAACTACGGCCCCTACGACCCGTCCCCCGTCTCCGCCGGTACCCAGCCTGACTGGTACATCGGATTCGCCGACGGTGCGCTCCGTCTTGCGCCGTCGAACCTCGACGTCGTGTTCCTCGACCACACCTGGTCGTTCGGAATCCTGCTGCCACTGGTCGTCCTCGGGCTGTTCATCGTGCTCGTCGCGATCTACCCCTTCATCGAGGCGTGGGTCACCGGAGACAAGCGCGAGCACCACATCGCTCAGCGTCCGCGCAACGCGGCGACCCGCACCGCCATCGGCGTTGCCGGCGTCATCTTCTACGCGGTGCTGTGGGCTGCGGCCTCCTCGGACCTCATCGCGACGCACTTCATGCTGACGATGGAGGGTGTGATCCACGCACTCCAGGCATTGCTCTTCGTCGGACCGGTACTCGGGTACTTCGTGACGAAGCGCATCGCACTCGCTCTGCAGAAGAAGGATCGCGAGATCGTCCTGCACGGATTCGAGTCTGGCCGCATCGTCCGCCTTCCCGGTGGCGAGTTCATCGAGGTGCACCAGCCGGTCGACAAGTACGACCGCTGGAAGCTCATCGACGTCGACGGCTATGAGCCGCTGGTCGTCCGCCCGAACGCGAAGGGACGCATCTCGTGGACCGAGAACCTGCGGTCCTCCGTCTCGCGCTGGTTCTTCGAGGATCGCCTGGCCCCGCTCACGCAGGCCGAGGTCGAGGCCGCGGATGCTCACCAGCACCACGTCGAGGCTCACAACGACGAGACCGAGGCGGCCGAGATCCAGGGCGCTCATGAGCGTGCAGGATTCCCTGACGCGCCTCTCACCGTCAGCGAGACACACATCGACGAGACGTCGAACACTCCCAGCACGGTCATTTCGACCGAGCCGGTGAAGAAGCCTCGCAAGAAGAAGTCGGAGGACGGCGAGTAAGACCGCCGCTCCCCCATGACGAAGGCCCTGTCCGTTTCGGACAGGGCCTTCGTCGTGTCCGGGAGCCTCCCACCTGGGCGTGGAAGGATCGTGACATGAGCTCAGCAGTCCAACTCATCCGTTCCGCCGACCTCGCCGCTGCGCCCTACGCCTACGCGGCCACAGCACCATCCGGATCCCGGTTGATCTTCCTCGCCGGCGCGTGCCCGCTCGAAGACGACGGCAGCACCACCGCACCGGGCGACTACGCCGCGCAAGCTGCCCGCTGTATGGAGACACTGCGCGAAGCATTACGCGCCAGCGGCGCGACTCTCACCGACGTCATCAGCACACGCGTCCTGGTTGCCTCGTCGTCCCAGCAGGACCTGATCGCCGCCTGGGACGTCGTACATGCTGCCTTCGGCGACCATGACGCGCCGAGCACCCTTCTGGGCGTCACGGTGCTCGGCTACGATCACCAGCTGGTCGAGATAGAAGCGGTCGCGGCGGTTGCGGAGAGGCCACGATGAGCGGCACGATCCGTGCGGCCGTCTCCGCGGATGCCGAAGTCCTGCACGCCATCGAGGCGCACGCCGACGCGCTCCTGATCGACACCCTGGGGGCACCGGAATGGCCGCCGGCCGGCGACGGCGCGGAGCGACTCGGAACGCCCGGCTTCGTCCTCGTCGTCGAAGACCCCGCGGACTCCCCCGTCGGCTTCGTCCATGTGCTCGACGCCGACGGCCACGCCCACCTCGAGCAGCTGTCCGTCCTCCCCTCCTCCGGTCGACAGGGCTACGGACGCCGCCTCGTCGTCGCCGCTCTGGACGAAGCCCGCGAACGCGGCTACACCCGGATGTCACTGCGGACCTATGCAGAGGTCCCGTGGAATGCCCCGTTCTACGCCTCGTGCGGATTCCTCGAGAGCATCCCGGAGACACAGTTCCAGCGTGGTCTCGTGGACACCGAGGCCACGCTCTCGCTCGACCGATACGGACGGCGCGTGCAGATGACCGTGGAGCTCTGACCACTCACTTCGATTTTGGCGGAATCCCGTGCGCCCGCGTCCGGAAGACGAGGGCGCACAAGGGAACGTGTCCCTACGCTGGGACCATGATCGATCGTGCAGACTACTTCGCCGCCAAGCTCGCCTACGAGACCGACGCCAGCGACGTCCATGCCGCTCTTAAGGCCGGAGAGGAGATCGTCGTCATCGATGTACGCTCCGACGAGGCATGGGCGCAGGGGCGCGTCTCCGGCGCCGTCCACATGCACTACAGCGAGATCGCGACCCGCGCTCCGGTCGAGGTTCCCGCCGATGCCGCGGTCGTCATCTACTGCTGGAGCCCTGGGTGCAACGCCGGCGCGAAGGGCGCCCGGGAGTTCGCCGCTCTCGGGTATGACGTGCGCGAGATGATCGGCGGCTTCGAGTACTGGGTTCGCGAGGGCTACCCGGTGGAGGACGCGGACGGCGTGCACCACCGCCCGGTCGATCCGCTCACCGGCGTGGCACGGGTGCGCACGACGGCCTAGACATCGCCGGCCATCGCGGCCTGAGGCCCGGCGGTGCGGGGATACGACGACGAAGGCCCCTGGGACGGATCCCAGGGGCCTTCGTCGAGAATCTCAGCGGGCGAAATTGCCGCGGTAGTACTCGTAGACCCAGCCGACGATCGCGACCACGAAGATCGCGAGGCCGATCGGGAGCAGGAAGTGACCGACCGCGAGTCCGACGACGAACACCGCAGCAGATCCAGCCAGCACGATCGGCCACCAGGACCAGGGGCTGAACTCACCCAGCTCGGGGTCACCGTCGTCGATGTCGCTCGTCAGGATGTCCTCGGGCAGCTCACCGTTCTGCGCCTTGTGCGTGCGATCGAGGTAGAACGCGATCAGCGCGCCCATGAAGGCTGCGAAGAACAGCGCCACGGTACCGACCCATTCGATCCGCTCGGCGAAGTTCTCCGAGGGAGTCGCCAGGATGTGCCAGCCGGTGTAGACGACGCCGACCAGTGCGAAGAACGCGGTCAGGATCCACCAGAGAATGACGTTGTCGCGCATGGCTCAGTGGCCCTCTCGCTCGCCGGGAGCGGCAGGCGTGAACTCCGCCGCCTCGGGGTGGTTCAGGTCGAATGCAGGACGCTCGCTGCGGATGCGCGGGATCGACGTGAAGTTGTGACGCGGCGGCGGGCACGAGGTCGCCCATTCGAGCGATGCGCCGTAGCCCCACGGGTCGTTGACCGTGACCTTGGGCGCCTTGCGTGCCGTGATCCAGACGTTCAGGAAGAACGGCAGCATCGATGCACCGAGGATGATCGCGCCGATCGTCGACACCTGGTTCTGCCAGGTCCAGCCGTCTGCGGCCGAGTAGTCGGCGTAGCGACGAACCATGCCGTCGACACCCAGCCAGTGCTGGATGAGGAACGTCATGTGGAAGCCGATGAACAGCATCCAGAAGTGCACGTAGCCGAGACGCTCGTTGAGCATGCGTCCGGTCCACTTCGGCCACCAGAAGTAGAAGCCCGCGAACATCGCGAACACCACCGTACCGAAGACCACGTAGTGGAAGTGAGCGACCACGAAGTAGGAGTCGGACAGAGCGAAGTCCAGCGGCGGAGCCGCGAGGATGACGCCGGTCAGACCACCGAAGACGAACGACACGAGGAAGCCGAGTGCGAACACCATCGGCGTCTCGAACGTCACGGATCCTCGCCAGAGTGTTCCGATCCAGTTGAAGATCTTCACACCGGTCGGCACCGCGATGAGCATGGTCATCAGGGCGAAGAACGGCAGCAGCACGGATCCCGTCACGTACATGTGGTGAGCCCACACCGCGACCGAGAGCGCCGCGATGGCGATCGTCGCATAGACCAGGGTCTTGTATCCGAAGATCGGCTTGCGGCTGAACACCGGGAAGATCTCCGACACGATGCCGAAGAACGGCAGGGCGATGATGTAGACCTCGGGGTGACCGAAGAACCAGAACAGGTGCTGCCAGAGCAGGACGCCGCCGTTGGCCGGGTCGTAGATGTGCGCGCCGAGGATTCGGTCTGCTGCCGCGGCGAAGATCGCAGCTGCGAGCACCGGGAAGGCCATCAGGATCAGGAGGCTCGTGATGAGCGTGTTCCACGAGAAGATCGGCATACGCCACATCGTCATACCGGGAGCACGCATCGTGATCACAGTGGTGATGAAGTTCACCGCTCCGAGAATGGTTCCGAAGCCCGAGATGCCGAGACCGACCATCCAGAGGTTTCCGCCTGCACCCGGCGAGAACGAGGCGCTCGCGAGCGGCTGATAGGCGAACCATCCGAACGATGCCGCACCCTGAGGGGTGAGGAAGCCGGCCACGGCGATCGTGGAGCCGAAGAGGAAGAGCCAGAACGCGAAGGCGTTGAGACGCGGGAACGCGACGTCAGGGGCTCCGAGCTGCAGCGGCAGGATCGCGTTCGCGAAGCCCGCGAAGAGCGGCGTCGCGAACATCAGCAGCATGATCGTGCCGTGCATCGTGAAGAGCTGGTTGTACTGCTCCTTCGTCGGGATGATCTGCATCCCGGGAGCGAACAGCTCTGCACGGATGACGAGGGCCATCACGCCACCGAGGAGGAAGAACAGCACCGAGGCGATGAGGTACATGTACCCGATCGTCTTGTGGTCGGTGGAGGTGATCCACTTGACGACGATGTTCCCCTTCTGCTCGACGCGCGAGGAGCTCATGAGAGCGGCCTGGCGTGCGGGCAGAGTGGTGGGTCGGGAGCGGGGGGCCTCGTCGGTGCGGGGGGCTTCAGTTGTCGACATGGCTTACTCCTCTCCTTCCTCGGAGTCGGTCGTTGCGGTGGTGCCCGGGAAGTTCGACAGACGGTCGTACGCATCCGTGATGTCGCCGGTGTTGCCTTCCTCCTCGAGCGACTGGAGGTAGGCGTCGTACTCGTCCTGCTCGACGACCTTGACGTTGAACAGCATCATCGAGTGGTACTCACCACACAGCTCGGCGCACTTGCCGGCGTACTCGCCGACGCGCGTCGGGATGAAGGACCAGGAATTGTCCTTCCCGATGTACATGTCCTTCTTGTACAGGAAGTCGATGATCCAGAACGAGTGGATGACATCGCGCGACTGCAGGTTGATGGTGACCTTCTGGTCCACCGGCAGCACCAGGGTCGGAAGCTGCGCCTGGTCGATGTTGCCGGCGGCATCGGGCTGAGCCTGGATGCCCATGGTCCAGACGGCGTCGGAGTTGTCCTCTTCTTCGCCGTCGTACTGGAAGTCCCACGCCCACTGCTTGGCGATCGCGGTGATCTCGACGTCGGGGTCATCCCACTTCGCCTCGATCGCGCTCTGGTCGCGAGCGGTGAAGAAGAACATTCCCAGCACCAGGATGAGCGGCACGATCGTGTAGAAGATCTCGATCGGCATGTTGTAGCGCATCTGCACCGGCAGGCCGGTCTGTCCCTTGCGGCGACGGTACGCGATCGCGGCCCAGGCCATCAGGCCCCAGGTGATCACGCCGACGGCGAGCAGGACGATCCAGGAGTTCACCCAGAGCGAGGACACGCGCTCGGTCTGGTTGGTGGCCGCAGGCTCACCCTCCACGAAGCCAGGCAGGTAACCGTTCAGCTCAGTGGCAGTACATCCCGCCAGGGCCACGGCTGCCACTACTCCCAGGGGAAGAGCGGCCCAACGAAGGCGGCGTTTCGAGGGCACGATGCACCTTTCAGATTGCGGACAGGGCACACCCAAGTCTAGGGCAACCTCACACCTGATTCATGCCAACCACGCAGGTTGGCGGAGGGGTTCGGATCAGTGGAAGCTGTCTCCACAGGCGCAGCTGCCCGCGGCGTTGGGGTTGTCGATCGTGAAGCCCTGCTCCGAGATCGTGTCCTTGAAGTCGATCGATGCACCGTCGAGATACGGGACGCTCATGTTGTCGATGATGACCTCGACACCGTCGAAGTCGACGGTCTCGTCGCCCTCGAGATAACGCTCGTCGAAGTACAGCTGGTAGATCAGGCCAGAGCATCCGCCAGGCTGGACGGCGACGCGCAGGCGCAGGTCGTCGCGGCCCTCCTGCTCGAGGAGGTTCTTGACCTTCGTGGCCGCGGCGTCGGTCAGCTTCACGCCGTGCGCCTGGGTGGTCTCTGCTGCAGTCAGTGTGGTGTCGCTCATGTCGCTCCTTGTGACGGGCCGCGCTCGCACGGCTGGTGTCTCGATTTTACCCTCCGGTTGGCGGAACGGGCTCAGATGATGATGTCGTTCATGCGGGAGAGGAGAAGCGCCTCGGTGGCGACCGCGTGGCGGAAGGTGTCGAGGTGCAGGGATTCGTTGGGGCTGTGCGCCCTGGAGTGCGGGTCCTCGACGCCGGTGACCAGGATCTGCGCGTCGGGGAACTCCCGGACGAGGTCGGCGATGAAGGGGATGGATCCGCCGACACCGAGGTCGATCGGCGCGAC of Microbacterium sp. LWH13-1.2 contains these proteins:
- a CDS encoding Rieske 2Fe-2S domain-containing protein, yielding MAHDDDSQALDRAYQPSPGLGVAVSDPVQNPGLPPHRERMTDKDPRAEKAAERTVYTLFYLSLAGSIWAVAAYMLFPIESGALIDIRQNNLFIGLGIALALLSIGIGAIHWSKALMSDKEHIEYRHPTRGKESTREAVIEAFETANEESGFGRRTMIRNSLFAAIVASIIPGVTLFRGLAPHSTPDDPTAGDPVVLLKHTMWEKGQRLVRDPDGTPIRAADVTLGSAFHVIPEDLAELSHHDGYLEEKAKAIVLMMRLRPEQLVEAEDRKDWSYDGIVAYSKVCTHVGCPVALYEQQTHHLLCPCHQSQFDVTDHAKVIFGPAARPLPQLPITVDDEGYLVARSDFTEPVGPSFWERH
- a CDS encoding ubiquinol-cytochrome c reductase cytochrome b subunit — translated: MSTATLSKEDKDNKAPLGGRFVGAASNYIDERTSISGFVKELGRKIFPDHWSFMLGEIALWSFVVVFLSGTFLTFFFEASMVETHYTGAYAPMRGIAMSAALESSLNISFDLRGGLLVRQIHHWAALVFVAGIGVHMLRVFFTGAFRKPRELNWVIGFVLFILAMAEGFTGYSLPDDLLSGNGLRIIDGMVKGIPLIGTWTSFLLFGGEFPGTAIVGRLYTLHILLLPMLVIALIVVHLMLMIVNKHTQFAGPGRTNDNVVGYPMMPVYMSKMGGYLFIVFGTIVLIATFFQINPIWNYGPYDPSPVSAGTQPDWYIGFADGALRLAPSNLDVVFLDHTWSFGILLPLVVLGLFIVLVAIYPFIEAWVTGDKREHHIAQRPRNAATRTAIGVAGVIFYAVLWAAASSDLIATHFMLTMEGVIHALQALLFVGPVLGYFVTKRIALALQKKDREIVLHGFESGRIVRLPGGEFIEVHQPVDKYDRWKLIDVDGYEPLVVRPNAKGRISWTENLRSSVSRWFFEDRLAPLTQAEVEAADAHQHHVEAHNDETEAAEIQGAHERAGFPDAPLTVSETHIDETSNTPSTVISTEPVKKPRKKKSEDGE
- a CDS encoding Rid family hydrolase; this encodes MSSAVQLIRSADLAAAPYAYAATAPSGSRLIFLAGACPLEDDGSTTAPGDYAAQAARCMETLREALRASGATLTDVISTRVLVASSSQQDLIAAWDVVHAAFGDHDAPSTLLGVTVLGYDHQLVEIEAVAAVAERPR
- a CDS encoding GNAT family N-acetyltransferase, with product MSGTIRAAVSADAEVLHAIEAHADALLIDTLGAPEWPPAGDGAERLGTPGFVLVVEDPADSPVGFVHVLDADGHAHLEQLSVLPSSGRQGYGRRLVVAALDEARERGYTRMSLRTYAEVPWNAPFYASCGFLESIPETQFQRGLVDTEATLSLDRYGRRVQMTVEL
- a CDS encoding rhodanese-like domain-containing protein; translated protein: MIDRADYFAAKLAYETDASDVHAALKAGEEIVVIDVRSDEAWAQGRVSGAVHMHYSEIATRAPVEVPADAAVVIYCWSPGCNAGAKGAREFAALGYDVREMIGGFEYWVREGYPVEDADGVHHRPVDPLTGVARVRTTA
- a CDS encoding cytochrome c oxidase subunit 4 yields the protein MRDNVILWWILTAFFALVGVVYTGWHILATPSENFAERIEWVGTVALFFAAFMGALIAFYLDRTHKAQNGELPEDILTSDIDDGDPELGEFSPWSWWPIVLAGSAAVFVVGLAVGHFLLPIGLAIFVVAIVGWVYEYYRGNFAR
- the ctaD gene encoding cytochrome c oxidase subunit I, translated to MSTTEAPRTDEAPRSRPTTLPARQAALMSSSRVEQKGNIVVKWITSTDHKTIGYMYLIASVLFFLLGGVMALVIRAELFAPGMQIIPTKEQYNQLFTMHGTIMLLMFATPLFAGFANAILPLQLGAPDVAFPRLNAFAFWLFLFGSTIAVAGFLTPQGAASFGWFAYQPLASASFSPGAGGNLWMVGLGISGFGTILGAVNFITTVITMRAPGMTMWRMPIFSWNTLITSLLILMAFPVLAAAIFAAAADRILGAHIYDPANGGVLLWQHLFWFFGHPEVYIIALPFFGIVSEIFPVFSRKPIFGYKTLVYATIAIAALSVAVWAHHMYVTGSVLLPFFALMTMLIAVPTGVKIFNWIGTLWRGSVTFETPMVFALGFLVSFVFGGLTGVILAAPPLDFALSDSYFVVAHFHYVVFGTVVFAMFAGFYFWWPKWTGRMLNERLGYVHFWMLFIGFHMTFLIQHWLGVDGMVRRYADYSAADGWTWQNQVSTIGAIILGASMLPFFLNVWITARKAPKVTVNDPWGYGASLEWATSCPPPRHNFTSIPRIRSERPAFDLNHPEAAEFTPAAPGEREGH
- the coxB gene encoding cytochrome c oxidase subunit II, with the protein product MPSKRRLRWAALPLGVVAAVALAGCTATELNGYLPGFVEGEPAATNQTERVSSLWVNSWIVLLAVGVITWGLMAWAAIAYRRRKGQTGLPVQMRYNMPIEIFYTIVPLILVLGMFFFTARDQSAIEAKWDDPDVEITAIAKQWAWDFQYDGEEEDNSDAVWTMGIQAQPDAAGNIDQAQLPTLVLPVDQKVTINLQSRDVIHSFWIIDFLYKKDMYIGKDNSWSFIPTRVGEYAGKCAELCGEYHSMMLFNVKVVEQDEYDAYLQSLEEEGNTGDITDAYDRLSNFPGTTATTDSEEGEE
- the erpA gene encoding iron-sulfur cluster insertion protein ErpA codes for the protein MSDTTLTAAETTQAHGVKLTDAAATKVKNLLEQEGRDDLRLRVAVQPGGCSGLIYQLYFDERYLEGDETVDFDGVEVIIDNMSVPYLDGASIDFKDTISEQGFTIDNPNAAGSCACGDSFH